From the Cryptomeria japonica chromosome 2, Sugi_1.0, whole genome shotgun sequence genome, one window contains:
- the LOC131873667 gene encoding uncharacterized protein LOC131873667 isoform X1, translated as MLFFPNDSLSFFLLIFHKTLLIFFFHVKSAMASSTPRATPRSGRQRDKAWKYGIAGSKKGEVTCTECTRWMTGGINRLKYHLAQIPGYGVEACPKSTPEIIREMKAILAENDMHKEERQKTREAIAAAMNPTLSTSGPIGHSRGRQSLSSFGDNEGEASGTPVRSDPNFFVPRNVPGAQPSLEGTGWNKEKHEQARITASNFWFYNNLSFNAANNVYWESFVNACTVAGKGFKAPTGHDFSGPLLEKAVKNTEGVVDDQKRYWKRKGCSILSDGWTDGRNRTLLNFLVASNGAMVFIKSVDASNEIKNAETLCNLLDGVVREVGVENVVQIITDNAAAYVSAGRMLMQRHPSITWSPCAAHCLDLVLEDIGKIGWVKKVVEDAKSVTKFIYNHTWVLALMRKYTNGKDLVRPGVTRFASHFITLQSILSAIPHLKQMFVSDAWLGSAYSKRPEAEKIVTIVFDDGFNKSGEELTAVTEPLVRVLRMVDGEGMPMGFIYEAMDRAKEAISHYYRGNARKCEIFWRIIDRRWTNQLHQPIHAFAYFLNPKFYFSDSFRADEEVMAGVITCIDKMTPDPELRDKVLDELEIYKSAEGRLFSSQLAIDRRGKQQPDLWWENYGAGTPNLQKIAIRVLSQPCSASGCERNWSVFESIHTKKRNRLSQKRLNDLVFVRYNLRLRVRQVEGVSHEAIDLDEIDPYGDWTMNEQNDGDDVLLTEEEIAEIERGAAQDAEGARLDEDEDEDEDDDEDYDFEEESSHHLDTTTPTATTSSSRPEKLSYIRKNTKRKM; from the exons atgctatttttcccaaatgattcattgtcattttttttgttgattttccataaaaccctgctgatttttttttttcatgttaaatcagcaatggcaagttcaactccaagggcaaccccaaggtcaggaagacaaagagataaagcttggaaatatgggattgcaggaagcaaaaagggggaggtcacttgcaccgaatgcacaagatggatgactggtggaatcaatagattaaaataccaccttgcacaaatacctggatatggtgtggaggcatgccccaaatcaactcctgaaattattagagagatgaaggccattcttgccgagaatgatatgcataaggaagaaaggcaaaaaacaagagaagccatagcagctgcaatgaatcccacattgtccacttcgggtcccattggtcatagtcggggtcgtcagtcactttcatcttttggtgacaatgagggtgaggctagtggcactcctgttagatcagaccctaatttttttgtaccacgcaatgttccaggtgcacaaccttcacttgaaggtacaggatggaataaagagaagcatgaacaagcacggataacagcttcaaacttttggttttacaataatctatctttcaatgcagcaaacaatgtgtattgggaaagttttgttaatgcatgtactgtggcgggtaaggggtttaaggccccaacaggtcatgacttcagtgggccattgctagagaaagctgtgaaaaatacagaaggtgtggttgatgatcagaaaaggtattggaagagaaaaggatgcagcattttatctgatggatggacagatggacggaataggactcttctcaacttcttggtggcttcaaatggtgcaatggtattcataaagtctgttgatgcctcaaatgaaataaaaaatgcagagactttgtgtaatctattggatggtgtggttcgggaagttggagttgagaatgttgtccaaattatcacggacaacgcagctgcatatgtatctgcaggtagaatgcttatgcagaggcatccttcgattacatggagtccttgtgctgcacattgcttggacttggtgctagaggacattgggaagattggatgggtgaagaaggtggttgaagatgcaaaaagtgtcaccaaattcatctacaaccatacttgggtgcttgctttgatgagaaaatacacaaatggcaaggaccttgtgcgacctggagtgacacgatttgctagccacttcatcactttgcagagcattcttagtgccattcctcatcttaagcagatgtttgtgtcagatgcttggttggggtctgcatactccaaaagacctgaagcagagaagattgtgaCCATTGTTTTTGATGATgggttcaataaaagtggagaggagttgactgcg gtgacagaacctttggtgagggttcttcgtatggtggatggagagggcatgccaatgggtttcatttatgaggccatggatagggccaaagaggccatttcacattactatcgtggaaatgcaagaaaatgtgaaatcttttggcgcatcattgatcgtaggtggacaaaccaactccaccaaccgatacatgccttcgcctactttttgaacccgaaattctacttctctgattcatttagggctgatgaggaggtcatggcaggtgttattacatgcattgataagatgacacctgatcctgagttgagagacaaggttcttgatgagttggag atctacaaaagtgcagaggggagactcttctcatcacaactagcaattgataggagaggaaaacaacaaccag atttatggtgggagaattatggtgccggcacgcctaatcttcaaaagatagctatccgtgttttgtctcagccatgcagtgcttctgggtgtgaacgaaattggagtgtctttgaaagcattcacacaaagaagagaaatagattgtcacaaaagcggctcaatgatctagtatttgttcggtacaaccttcgccttcgagttagacaggtggagggtgtttcacatgaggccattgacttggatgaaattgatccatatggtgattggaccatgaatgaacaaaatgatggtgatgatgtcctccttaccgaagaagaaattgcagaaatagagagaggagcagcacaagatgcagaaggagcaagattggatgaagatgaggacgaagatgaggatgatgatgaggactatgactttgaagaagaatcatctcaccatttagataccacaacacccactgctactacttctagttcaaggcctgaaaaattgagctatattaggaaaaatacaaagaggaagatgtag
- the LOC131873667 gene encoding uncharacterized protein LOC131873667 isoform X2: MASSTPRATPRSGRQRDKAWKYGIAGSKKGEVTCTECTRWMTGGINRLKYHLAQIPGYGVEACPKSTPEIIREMKAILAENDMHKEERQKTREAIAAAMNPTLSTSGPIGHSRGRQSLSSFGDNEGEASGTPVRSDPNFFVPRNVPGAQPSLEGTGWNKEKHEQARITASNFWFYNNLSFNAANNVYWESFVNACTVAGKGFKAPTGHDFSGPLLEKAVKNTEGVVDDQKRYWKRKGCSILSDGWTDGRNRTLLNFLVASNGAMVFIKSVDASNEIKNAETLCNLLDGVVREVGVENVVQIITDNAAAYVSAGRMLMQRHPSITWSPCAAHCLDLVLEDIGKIGWVKKVVEDAKSVTKFIYNHTWVLALMRKYTNGKDLVRPGVTRFASHFITLQSILSAIPHLKQMFVSDAWLGSAYSKRPEAEKIVTIVFDDGFNKSGEELTAVTEPLVRVLRMVDGEGMPMGFIYEAMDRAKEAISHYYRGNARKCEIFWRIIDRRWTNQLHQPIHAFAYFLNPKFYFSDSFRADEEVMAGVITCIDKMTPDPELRDKVLDELEIYKSAEGRLFSSQLAIDRRGKQQPDLWWENYGAGTPNLQKIAIRVLSQPCSASGCERNWSVFESIHTKKRNRLSQKRLNDLVFVRYNLRLRVRQVEGVSHEAIDLDEIDPYGDWTMNEQNDGDDVLLTEEEIAEIERGAAQDAEGARLDEDEDEDEDDDEDYDFEEESSHHLDTTTPTATTSSSRPEKLSYIRKNTKRKM, encoded by the exons atggcaagttcaactccaagggcaaccccaaggtcaggaagacaaagagataaagcttggaaatatgggattgcaggaagcaaaaagggggaggtcacttgcaccgaatgcacaagatggatgactggtggaatcaatagattaaaataccaccttgcacaaatacctggatatggtgtggaggcatgccccaaatcaactcctgaaattattagagagatgaaggccattcttgccgagaatgatatgcataaggaagaaaggcaaaaaacaagagaagccatagcagctgcaatgaatcccacattgtccacttcgggtcccattggtcatagtcggggtcgtcagtcactttcatcttttggtgacaatgagggtgaggctagtggcactcctgttagatcagaccctaatttttttgtaccacgcaatgttccaggtgcacaaccttcacttgaaggtacaggatggaataaagagaagcatgaacaagcacggataacagcttcaaacttttggttttacaataatctatctttcaatgcagcaaacaatgtgtattgggaaagttttgttaatgcatgtactgtggcgggtaaggggtttaaggccccaacaggtcatgacttcagtgggccattgctagagaaagctgtgaaaaatacagaaggtgtggttgatgatcagaaaaggtattggaagagaaaaggatgcagcattttatctgatggatggacagatggacggaataggactcttctcaacttcttggtggcttcaaatggtgcaatggtattcataaagtctgttgatgcctcaaatgaaataaaaaatgcagagactttgtgtaatctattggatggtgtggttcgggaagttggagttgagaatgttgtccaaattatcacggacaacgcagctgcatatgtatctgcaggtagaatgcttatgcagaggcatccttcgattacatggagtccttgtgctgcacattgcttggacttggtgctagaggacattgggaagattggatgggtgaagaaggtggttgaagatgcaaaaagtgtcaccaaattcatctacaaccatacttgggtgcttgctttgatgagaaaatacacaaatggcaaggaccttgtgcgacctggagtgacacgatttgctagccacttcatcactttgcagagcattcttagtgccattcctcatcttaagcagatgtttgtgtcagatgcttggttggggtctgcatactccaaaagacctgaagcagagaagattgtgaCCATTGTTTTTGATGATgggttcaataaaagtggagaggagttgactgcg gtgacagaacctttggtgagggttcttcgtatggtggatggagagggcatgccaatgggtttcatttatgaggccatggatagggccaaagaggccatttcacattactatcgtggaaatgcaagaaaatgtgaaatcttttggcgcatcattgatcgtaggtggacaaaccaactccaccaaccgatacatgccttcgcctactttttgaacccgaaattctacttctctgattcatttagggctgatgaggaggtcatggcaggtgttattacatgcattgataagatgacacctgatcctgagttgagagacaaggttcttgatgagttggag atctacaaaagtgcagaggggagactcttctcatcacaactagcaattgataggagaggaaaacaacaaccag atttatggtgggagaattatggtgccggcacgcctaatcttcaaaagatagctatccgtgttttgtctcagccatgcagtgcttctgggtgtgaacgaaattggagtgtctttgaaagcattcacacaaagaagagaaatagattgtcacaaaagcggctcaatgatctagtatttgttcggtacaaccttcgccttcgagttagacaggtggagggtgtttcacatgaggccattgacttggatgaaattgatccatatggtgattggaccatgaatgaacaaaatgatggtgatgatgtcctccttaccgaagaagaaattgcagaaatagagagaggagcagcacaagatgcagaaggagcaagattggatgaagatgaggacgaagatgaggatgatgatgaggactatgactttgaagaagaatcatctcaccatttagataccacaacacccactgctactacttctagttcaaggcctgaaaaattgagctatattaggaaaaatacaaagaggaagatgtag